The following proteins are co-located in the Onychomys torridus chromosome 6, mOncTor1.1, whole genome shotgun sequence genome:
- the LOC118585308 gene encoding keratinocyte proline-rich protein isoform X1, translating into MCDQQQIQCCVPVPQCCVKGSAFGPSQFPYANNQVLVQAPCEMQVLEYAAPCPVQVSQTPCQSSTTEVKSQAPCSTKTTKVKCQAPCQSKTTQVKCQSKVTEVKCQAPCQTQVSCVQCQAPCQSQVSYVQVPQPLQTYYVECAPVYYTETSYVEYPVPTYVPAPAPRPVHTYVECPSVGQGQGSFSAQCQYQGSYGSCTSQSQPRVSYSNCCPQPQSQASNSRCVTQFQSGPSYTSCGPQRQSQASYGGCASQFQSRRASYSNCSSQRRSGASFSTCAPQCQAQGSYGSFTSQQRRSQSTSRCLPPRQLQPAYRSCSPPRRSEPSYSSCLPSRCSSGSYNYCTPPRRSEPIYGSHCPPRGRPSGCSQRCGPKCRVEISSPCCPRQVPPQRCPVQIPPIRGRSQSCGRQPSWGVSCPDLRPRAESQPFPRSCRPQRRDWSPEPSRQRCPVPAPRPCPEPQRRDQSPEPTWQRCPVPAPRPCPRPEPCPSPEPRPCPPLRRFSEPCLYPEPCSAPQPAPCPAPRPVPRPRPVHCENPEPRPCPQPCPYPEPMPHPARCSSPEPCGEPLRCPSPCSGPNSVPHHQELGCHESNPCRLDTEGPSPYSCSQGQESNGNCRPNDVFPGPQGLGGCGDQGNSHGGVKGGAYSGAKGAYF; encoded by the coding sequence ATGTGCGACCAGCAGCAGATTCAGTGTTGTGTGCCGGTACCCCAGTGCTGTGTCAAGGGTTCCGCCTTTGGTCCCTCACAGTTTCCCTATGCCAACAACCAGGTGCTGGTCCAAGCTCCATGTGAGATGCAAGTTCTGGAATATGCTGCACCATGTCCAGTTCAAGTTTCCCAGACTCCGTGCCAGTCCAGTACAACTGAAGTGAAGAGTCAGGCTCCATGCTCAACTAAGACCACCAAAGTTAAGTGTCAGGCTCCCTGCCAATCAAAGACCACCCAGGTGAAATGCCAGTCCAAGGTCACTGAGGTAAAGTGCCAAGCTCCCTGCCAGACTCAGGTTTCCTGTGTTCAGTGTCAGGCTCCATGCCAGTCTCAGGTCTCCTATGTGCAAGTACCACAACCTCTTCAGACCTACTATGTAGAATGTGCCCCAGTGTATTATACAGAAACTAGTTATGTGGAATATCCGGTTCCAACCTATGTGCCTGCTCCAGCTCCTCGGCCTGTCCACACCTATGTAGAATGTCCCTCAGTGGGCCAGGGTCAGGGAAGTTTCTCTGCTCAGTGCCAGTATCAGGGCTCCTACGGTAGCTGCACCTCTCAGTCACAGCCACGGGTTTCTTACAGCAACTGTTGTCCACAGCCTCAGTCCCAGGCTTCCAACAGTCGCTGTGTAACCCAATTCCAGTCCGGGCCCTCCTACACCAGCTGTGGCCCCCAGCGCCAGTCACAGGCTTCCTATGGTGGCTGTGCCTCCCAATTCCAGTCTCGAAGAGCATCTTACAGCAACTGCTCTTCCCAGCGACGGTCTGGGGCTTCGTTTAGCACCTGTGCACCTCAATGCCAGGCCCAGGGCTCCTATGGCAGCTTCACATCACAGCAGCGTCGGTCTCAGAGCACCAGCCGATGCCTCCCTCCTCGTCAGCTGCAGCCTGCTTATCGAAGCTGCTCTCCACCAAGGCGTTCTGAGCCCTCTTACAGCAGCTGCCTGCCATCCCGATGCTCTTCAGGCTCCTACAACTATTGCACCCCACCCCGCCGCTCAGAGCCCATCTATGGTAGCCACTGTCCTCCTCGGGGCCGCCCTTCAGGATGTTCTCAAAGATGTGGACCCAAGTGCAGGGTAGAGATTTCATCACCCTGCTGCCCCAGGCAGGTTCCTCCCCAGAGGTGTCCTGTCCAGATTCCTCCCATCAGAGGAAGATCCCAGAGCTGTGGCCGGCAGCCCTCTTGGGGTGTCTCCTGCCCAGATCTGAGGCCACGTGCAGAGTCACAGCCATTCCCAAGGTCTTGTAGGCCTCAGCGTCGTGACTGGTCTCCAGAGCCATCACGGCAGCGGTGCCCAGTTCCTGCACCACGTCCATGTCCAGAGCCACAGCGTCGTGACCAGTCTCCAGAACCAACATGGCAGCGATGCCCAGTTCCTGCACCACGTCCATGTCCACGTCCAGAGCCATGCCCAAGCCCAGAACCCCGCCCATGTCCTCCTCTGCGGCGATTTTCAGAACCGTGTTTGTATCCAGAACCATGTTCAGCTCCTCAACCAGCGCCATGTCCAGCACCACGTCCAGTGCCACGCCCGCGCCCAGTTCACTGTGAGAATCCAGAACCACGTCCGTGCCCACAGCCCTGTCCATATCCAGAGCCAATGCCGCATCCTGCACGCTGCTCCAGCCCAGAGCCTTGTGGGGAGCCTCTTCGCTGTCCCAGTCCCTGCTCAGGCCCTAATTCAGTTCCCCACCACCAAGAACTAGGTTGTCATGAATCTAACCCATGCCGCCTGGATACTGAAGGCCCGAGCCCATACAGCTGCAGTCAGGGGCAAGAGAGTAATGGCAACTGTAGACCTAATGATGTTTTCCCAGGGCCACAGGGTCTAGGTGGCTGTGGAGACCAAGGAAACAGCCATGGTGGAGTGAAAGGCGGGGCTTATTCAGGAGCAAAGGGTGCTTACTTTTAA
- the LOC118585308 gene encoding keratinocyte proline-rich protein isoform X2 has product MCDQQQIQCCVPVPQCCVKGSAFGPSQFPYANNQVLVQAPCEMQVLEYAAPCPVQVSQTPCQSSTTEVKSQAPCSTKTTKVKCQAPCQSKTTQVKCQSKVTEVKCQAPCQTQVSCVQCQAPCQSQVSYVQVPQPLQTYYVECAPVYYTETSYVEYPVPTYVPAPAPRPVHTYVECPSVGQGQGSFSAQCQYQGSYGSCTSHCGPQRQSQASYGGCASQFQSRRASYSNCSSQRRSGASFSTCAPQCQAQGSYGSFTSQQRRSQSTSRCLPPRQLQPAYRSCSPPRRSEPSYSSCLPSRCSSGSYNYCTPPRRSEPIYGSHCPPRGRPSGCSQRCGPKCRVEISSPCCPRQVPPQRCPVQIPPIRGRSQSCGRQPSWGVSCPDLRPRAESQPFPRSCRPQQPQRRDQSPEPTWQRCPVPAPRPCPRPEPCPSPEPRPCPPLRRFSEPCLYPEPCSAPQPAPCPAPRPVPRPRPVHCENPEPRPCPQPCPYPEPMPHPARCSSPEPCGEPLRCPSPCSGPNSVPHHQELGCHESNPCRLDTEGPSPYSCSQGQESNGNCRPNDVFPGPQGLGGCGDQGNSHGGVKGGAYSGAKGAYF; this is encoded by the exons ATGTGCGACCAGCAGCAGATTCAGTGTTGTGTGCCGGTACCCCAGTGCTGTGTCAAGGGTTCCGCCTTTGGTCCCTCACAGTTTCCCTATGCCAACAACCAGGTGCTGGTCCAAGCTCCATGTGAGATGCAAGTTCTGGAATATGCTGCACCATGTCCAGTTCAAGTTTCCCAGACTCCGTGCCAGTCCAGTACAACTGAAGTGAAGAGTCAGGCTCCATGCTCAACTAAGACCACCAAAGTTAAGTGTCAGGCTCCCTGCCAATCAAAGACCACCCAGGTGAAATGCCAGTCCAAGGTCACTGAGGTAAAGTGCCAAGCTCCCTGCCAGACTCAGGTTTCCTGTGTTCAGTGTCAGGCTCCATGCCAGTCTCAGGTCTCCTATGTGCAAGTACCACAACCTCTTCAGACCTACTATGTAGAATGTGCCCCAGTGTATTATACAGAAACTAGTTATGTGGAATATCCGGTTCCAACCTATGTGCCTGCTCCAGCTCCTCGGCCTGTCCACACCTATGTAGAATGTCCCTCAGTGGGCCAGGGTCAGGGAAGTTTCTCTGCTCAGTGCCAGTATCAGGGCTCCTACGGTAGCTGCACCTCTCA CTGTGGCCCCCAGCGCCAGTCACAGGCTTCCTATGGTGGCTGTGCCTCCCAATTCCAGTCTCGAAGAGCATCTTACAGCAACTGCTCTTCCCAGCGACGGTCTGGGGCTTCGTTTAGCACCTGTGCACCTCAATGCCAGGCCCAGGGCTCCTATGGCAGCTTCACATCACAGCAGCGTCGGTCTCAGAGCACCAGCCGATGCCTCCCTCCTCGTCAGCTGCAGCCTGCTTATCGAAGCTGCTCTCCACCAAGGCGTTCTGAGCCCTCTTACAGCAGCTGCCTGCCATCCCGATGCTCTTCAGGCTCCTACAACTATTGCACCCCACCCCGCCGCTCAGAGCCCATCTATGGTAGCCACTGTCCTCCTCGGGGCCGCCCTTCAGGATGTTCTCAAAGATGTGGACCCAAGTGCAGGGTAGAGATTTCATCACCCTGCTGCCCCAGGCAGGTTCCTCCCCAGAGGTGTCCTGTCCAGATTCCTCCCATCAGAGGAAGATCCCAGAGCTGTGGCCGGCAGCCCTCTTGGGGTGTCTCCTGCCCAGATCTGAGGCCACGTGCAGAGTCACAGCCATTCCCAAGGTCTTGTAGGCCTCAGC AGCCACAGCGTCGTGACCAGTCTCCAGAACCAACATGGCAGCGATGCCCAGTTCCTGCACCACGTCCATGTCCACGTCCAGAGCCATGCCCAAGCCCAGAACCCCGCCCATGTCCTCCTCTGCGGCGATTTTCAGAACCGTGTTTGTATCCAGAACCATGTTCAGCTCCTCAACCAGCGCCATGTCCAGCACCACGTCCAGTGCCACGCCCGCGCCCAGTTCACTGTGAGAATCCAGAACCACGTCCGTGCCCACAGCCCTGTCCATATCCAGAGCCAATGCCGCATCCTGCACGCTGCTCCAGCCCAGAGCCTTGTGGGGAGCCTCTTCGCTGTCCCAGTCCCTGCTCAGGCCCTAATTCAGTTCCCCACCACCAAGAACTAGGTTGTCATGAATCTAACCCATGCCGCCTGGATACTGAAGGCCCGAGCCCATACAGCTGCAGTCAGGGGCAAGAGAGTAATGGCAACTGTAGACCTAATGATGTTTTCCCAGGGCCACAGGGTCTAGGTGGCTGTGGAGACCAAGGAAACAGCCATGGTGGAGTGAAAGGCGGGGCTTATTCAGGAGCAAAGGGTGCTTACTTTTAA